In Nocardia sp. NBC_00403, the DNA window TGGCTGCCGCATCCCGACAACCTGCGCATACGTGAGCGCGGCGCCACTGGTGCGGTCCGGCGCCGCCGACCGAAGTCGCACCTCGCTCGCGCCGGACATGCCCGGCCCGGATCGAATGATCCTGGGCCGGGCCGGGATTCGTCTGCCGATCAGTTCGCCATGCCGGCGAACATGCCTGGCTGGTAGGAACCCCCTTGGTTGCGCACGATCACGCCGAGCCGGTTGGCCGCGTTGATCTGGGCGACCAGGCAGACCAGCGCGGCGATCTGGTCATCGTCGTAGTGCTTGCGCACCTGGGCCCAGGTCTCGTCGGACACGCCGTGCTGGGTGTCGGCGAGCCGGGTACCCTCCTCGGCGAGCGCCAGCGCGGCCCGCTCGGCCTCGGTGAACACGCTGGCCTTGCGCCAGACGGCGACCAGGTTGAGCCGGACTGCGGTTTCACCGGCGGCCGCGGCCTCCTTGGTGTGGAGGTCGACGCAGAAACCGCAGCCGTTGATCTGGCTGGCGCGCAGCGACACCAGCTCCTGCGTGGCCTTCGGCAGCGTCGACTGTTCGATCACCAGGCTGGCGTTGGCGAACCGCTTGCCGAACTTCGCGCCGGTCGGGTTGTCGAGCATGTTGAATCGGGCGTCCATGATTTCGTCCTCAC includes these proteins:
- a CDS encoding carboxymuconolactone decarboxylase family protein; this translates as MDARFNMLDNPTGAKFGKRFANASLVIEQSTLPKATQELVSLRASQINGCGFCVDLHTKEAAAAGETAVRLNLVAVWRKASVFTEAERAALALAEEGTRLADTQHGVSDETWAQVRKHYDDDQIAALVCLVAQINAANRLGVIVRNQGGSYQPGMFAGMAN